In one Vidua chalybeata isolate OUT-0048 chromosome 4, bVidCha1 merged haplotype, whole genome shotgun sequence genomic region, the following are encoded:
- the DUSP4 gene encoding dual specificity protein phosphatase 4, protein MVATEGLREMEGSALRRLVGRDEAGAGGAARCLVLDCRPFLAHSAGHIRGALNVRCNTIVRRRAKGAVSLEQILPAEGEVRARLRAGLYSAVVVYDERSPRAEALREDSTVALVVRALRRDTARADIRLLAGGYERFSSEYPEFCAKTKSLSNVSPPTSAEPLDLGCSSCGTPFHDQGGPVEILPFLYLGSAYHAARRDMLDALGITALLNVSSDCPNHFEGHYQYKCIPVEDNHKADISSWFMEAIEYIDSVKECCGRVLVHCQAGISRSATICLAYLMMKKRVKLEEAFEFVKQRRSIISPNFSFMGQLLQFESQVLATSYAVEAVSPSGTLRERGKATSTPTSQFVFSFPVSVGVHATPSSLPYLHSPITTSPSC, encoded by the exons ATGGTGGCCACGGAGGGGCTGCGCGAGATGGAGGGCAGCGCGCTGCGGCGGCTCGTGGGCCGCGACGAggccggggccggcggcgccgCGCGGTGCCTGGTGCTGGACTGCCGCCCCTTCCTGGCGCACAGCGCCGGGCACATCCGCGGGGCGCTCAACGTGCGCTGCAACACGATCGTGCGGCGGCGGGCCAAGGGCGCCGTGAGCCTGGAGCAGATCCTGCCGGCCGAGGGCGAGGTGCGGGCGCGGCTGCGGGCCGGGCTCTACTCCGCCGTCGTGGTGTACGACGAGCGCAGCCCGCGCGCGGAGGCCCTGCGCGAGGACAGCACCGTGGCGCTCGTGGTGCGCGCGCTCCGTCGCGACACGGCGCGCGCCGACATCCGCCTCCTGGCAG GGGGCTATGAGCGCTTCTCCTCGGAGTACCCTGAATTCTGCGCAAAAACCAAGTCCCTCAGCAATGTGTCACCCCCCACCAGTGCTGAGCCCCTGGATCTGGGCTGCAGTTCCTGTGGGACCCCTTTCCATGACCAG GGTGGGCCTGTGGAGATCCTTCCCTTCCTCTACCTTGGCAGCGCCTACCACGCAGCCCGGCGGGACATGCTTGATGCGCTGGgcatcacagccctgctgaacGTCTCCTCAGATTGCCCAAACCACTTTGAGGGGCACTACCAGTACAAGTGTATCCCTGTGGAGGATAACCACAAAGCTGACATCAGCTCCTGGTTCATGGAGGCAATTGAGTACATTG ACTCAGTGAAGGAGTGCTGTGGCCGGGTCCTGGtgcactgccaggctggcatCTCCCGCTCAGCCACCATCTGCTTGGCGTACCTGATGATGAAGAAGCGTGTCAAGCTAGAGGAGGCCTTTGAGTTTGTCAAGCAGCGCCGGAGCATCATCTCCCCCAACTTCAGCTTCatggggcagctgctgcagtttgaGTCGCAGGTGTTGGCCACTTCATACGCAGTGGAGGCCGTCAGCCCCTCGGGGACGCTGCGGGAGCGGGGCAAGGCCACCTCCACTCCCACCTCGCAGTTTGTCTTCAGCTTCCCGGTGTCTGTCGGTGTCCATGCCACCCCCAGCAGCCTCCCCTACCTGCACAGCCCCATCACCACGTCACCCAGCTGTTAG